From a single Kitasatospora sp. NBC_00458 genomic region:
- a CDS encoding sensor histidine kinase, with product MPGISAPRTGHRAGRSGSLRSSLLALALVPCLGLAAAWGYAAYLLRDSGERTALYAGSTAVAAVLLWSLVRGVRVARTLSARLSGLRADTLAIAQHEIPQVVGRLQSGESVPAPPAWAPARRVGDEVQQTADGLAAVRQAAVAAIIHQAQGREGTKKVFLNIARRTQILIHRQISMLDALEREHEEPELLRELFAVDHLATRMRRNAENLVILGGALPARRWRNAVPMVNVLRSAVSETENYARVVVQGVPRSSLSGQAVADVIHLVAELIENGTTFSPPYTQVQVSAQEVPKGLAVEVEDRGLGMTGDEYDRLNDYLANPPELDVSALGDDLRLGLFVVARLAARHAIQVTLRPSPYGGTRAVVLVPAVLLEQAEQAASVPGLPAGARVTRTPVPDPLPGADADLGEIDEELSGALAGVLGGLLGTPTTGPRGSGTAGGAGSTGAGPAAPAAEDLGTTAPGQDFAAPAFTGPAATSPALTGGPVRREVAPPDGTPPGGIPGVGASDGGNGPAIDELLARYPMGGARGEDGSAVNGGLAVGAEIPGLPGAVVVPRPVLPRPYDEQSGEAVDPPAGRWADGSAETPGTGGADGGGGDTLAAGTPAPTHERAGEAALDHRPDGELRTPRVLPQRVRNASLAEQLREAHAPGALLPPAARPGATAAGTGTGTAPGTAAPGAANPYGRPGPAADDLAPQRSRATMAAIQRGTRTAREAAPDSDAPAAPSAPAAPSAAKEQQ from the coding sequence ATGCCAGGCATATCGGCCCCCCGCACGGGCCACCGCGCCGGCCGGTCCGGCTCCCTCCGCAGCTCGCTCCTCGCGCTCGCGCTGGTCCCCTGCCTCGGCCTCGCCGCCGCCTGGGGCTACGCCGCCTACCTGCTGCGCGACTCCGGGGAGCGCACCGCGCTCTACGCCGGAAGCACCGCCGTCGCCGCCGTCCTGCTCTGGAGCCTGGTCCGCGGGGTCCGCGTCGCGCGCACCCTGTCGGCCCGGCTCTCCGGCCTGCGCGCCGACACCCTCGCGATCGCCCAGCACGAGATCCCGCAGGTGGTCGGCCGGCTCCAGTCCGGCGAGTCCGTCCCGGCCCCGCCCGCCTGGGCACCCGCCCGGCGGGTCGGCGACGAGGTGCAGCAGACCGCCGACGGCCTCGCCGCCGTCCGCCAGGCCGCCGTCGCCGCCATCATCCACCAGGCCCAGGGGCGCGAGGGGACGAAGAAGGTCTTCCTCAACATCGCCCGGCGCACCCAGATCCTGATCCACCGGCAGATCAGCATGCTCGACGCGCTGGAGCGCGAGCACGAGGAACCCGAGCTGCTGCGCGAGCTGTTCGCCGTCGACCACCTCGCCACCCGGATGCGGCGCAACGCCGAGAACCTGGTCATCCTCGGCGGCGCCCTCCCGGCCCGCCGCTGGCGCAACGCCGTCCCCATGGTCAACGTGCTGCGCAGCGCCGTCTCCGAGACCGAGAACTACGCGCGCGTCGTCGTCCAGGGCGTGCCCCGCTCCTCGCTCAGCGGCCAGGCCGTCGCCGACGTGATCCACCTCGTCGCCGAACTGATCGAGAACGGCACCACCTTCTCCCCGCCCTACACCCAGGTGCAGGTCTCCGCGCAGGAGGTCCCGAAGGGCCTGGCCGTCGAGGTCGAGGACCGCGGGCTCGGCATGACCGGGGACGAGTACGACCGCCTCAACGACTACCTGGCCAACCCGCCCGAACTGGACGTCTCCGCGCTCGGCGACGACCTGCGGCTCGGCCTCTTCGTGGTCGCCCGGCTGGCCGCCCGGCACGCCATCCAGGTCACCCTGCGCCCCTCCCCGTACGGCGGGACGCGGGCCGTGGTGCTGGTCCCGGCGGTCCTGCTGGAGCAGGCCGAGCAGGCCGCCTCCGTGCCCGGCCTGCCGGCCGGCGCCCGGGTCACCCGGACGCCCGTGCCCGACCCCCTGCCGGGTGCGGACGCGGACCTCGGCGAGATCGACGAGGAGCTGTCGGGCGCGCTGGCCGGTGTGCTCGGCGGACTGCTGGGCACGCCGACGACGGGGCCCCGCGGCTCCGGTACGGCCGGCGGTGCGGGCTCCACCGGTGCGGGCCCCGCGGCTCCGGCGGCCGAGGACCTCGGGACCACCGCCCCCGGCCAGGACTTCGCGGCTCCGGCCTTCACCGGTCCGGCCGCCACCTCTCCGGCACTGACGGGCGGGCCGGTGCGGCGCGAGGTCGCGCCCCCGGACGGTACGCCCCCGGGAGGGATCCCCGGTGTCGGGGCGTCCGACGGCGGGAACGGCCCGGCGATCGACGAGCTGCTCGCGCGCTACCCCATGGGCGGCGCACGGGGCGAGGACGGCTCCGCGGTCAACGGCGGCCTGGCCGTCGGCGCGGAGATCCCCGGGCTGCCGGGCGCGGTGGTGGTACCGCGGCCCGTCCTGCCCCGGCCCTACGACGAGCAGTCCGGCGAAGCGGTGGACCCGCCCGCCGGGCGGTGGGCGGACGGATCCGCGGAGACGCCGGGCACCGGCGGGGCCGACGGCGGCGGCGGTGACACGCTTGCGGCCGGGACGCCCGCACCCACGCACGAGCGCGCCGGGGAGGCCGCCTTGGACCACCGCCCCGACGGCGAGCTCCGCACCCCCCGCGTCCTGCCCCAGCGGGTCCGCAACGCCAGCCTCGCCGAGCAGTTGCGGGAGGCCCACGCCCCCGGCGCGCTGCTCCCGCCGGCCGCCCGCCCGGGCGCCACGGCGGCAGGCACCGGCACCGGCACCGCCCCCGGCACGGCGGCCCCGGGCGCCGCCAACCCGTACGGCCGGCCCGGCCCGGCCGCCGACGACCTCGCGCCACAGCGCTCGCGCGCCACCATGGCCGCCATCCAGCGCGGCACCCGCACCGCCCGCGAGGCGGCACCCGACTCGGACGCACCGGCCGCGCCCTCTGCACCGGCCGCACCTTCCGCAGCTAAGGAACAGCAGTGA
- a CDS encoding vWA domain-containing protein: MSSAVLPDQAGVDDPRETVGTEAARLAASGLDAPGPYLIGVRHHAPSLSAVVPALLDAARPEVLLVELPAEFQPWLDWLADESTRAPVALAAAPGGPGGPGEEGGDAGNGAGGLAFYPFADFSPELAALRWARRNGVATVACDLPLAHRDTGHRRTAPAAGERTAADPRPGVADALRHRLTGRDDDDDLWDRLVETAAPGSTPEAVRRAALLVGWALRRDAEEGPGVDPYDLRREAWMRARVEEASAGGRRVAAVIGAFHAPVLTAAHPADPAPAGGPADPVGPASPADPASLTDPASPAGPVGTGGTAPAVGHVVSLIPYTYPLLDARSGYPAGIRDPEWQHTVLDAAGDPDRLAEALTVTAVRICGALRNQDHPSGPADAREIVRLAGDLARLRGLAAPGRGELVEAVQTVLAQGEPLGRGRAVARALERVLVGTRTGRPAPGAPRSGLAPAVEALLTELGLPGPGDTAESAPRDLRLDPLRSPLDRRRELLLQRLAVCGVPYGEPVATAGAGGTETLSTRWRVQWTPPAAAMLTVAGTRGVTPAQAAEGALREHLRREQQADGPTARDVLRGLADAAACGLPALADTRLAQLTAVLPDSGTLPELLDALALLDRLGAGHVPGLAVGPSPGPGRTAAPTTAGPTTADQDAADPVTDRATAARSAAIAAAGEVVTVAAVRQLEGLGGSDDPADARALVELARRADLSGGIRLGHTLAELADAGSPLVRGAAGAVRVLLGQEEPAAFGDRAASWVDGATGPEARHALARSLAGLLTAAEGLLTSAPEVLEPLLERVVTLADDAFLDRLPALRGGFDTLSPAARDRLLTQVEEGLGARLDTLPDEVPPALLADWSRADLAARTALGRRGLLPAAPTAPDRPGPTPAPATTAPVTTAVTTTAPATPGAPAATPAHALGPAERWRLLLGRPGSGGLAGRSARLATALDELYGTGHGEGSGPGLDGRGGAGGGREAPYPGVREWSEELTALFGPGVREEVLAAAVAQGRTDALAAIDPGSVRPSVDLLRTVLEHAGGLPEARIAGLRPLVRRLVDELTRELATRLRPALTGISVPRPSRRPGGGLDLHRTIRANLATARPAEPAPPGSHGHGPGGGDGGGLVIVPERPVFRTRARKASDWRLILVVDVSGSMEASTVWAALTASILAGVPSLSTHFVAFSTEVVDLTDRVEDPLGLLLEVRIGGGTHIAAGLKYARELVTVPSRTLVAVISDFEEGGPVGGLLAQTRALVDSGCHVLGCAALDDTGTARYSKAVAGRLVAAGMPVAALSPLELARWVGEKVR; the protein is encoded by the coding sequence ATGAGCAGCGCGGTGCTGCCCGACCAGGCGGGCGTCGACGACCCGCGGGAAACGGTCGGGACGGAAGCGGCCCGGCTGGCCGCCTCCGGACTCGACGCGCCCGGGCCGTACCTGATCGGGGTGCGCCACCACGCGCCCTCGCTCAGCGCGGTCGTACCCGCACTGCTCGACGCCGCCCGACCCGAGGTGCTGCTGGTCGAGCTGCCGGCCGAGTTCCAGCCCTGGCTCGACTGGCTCGCGGACGAGTCCACCCGGGCGCCGGTCGCCCTCGCCGCCGCCCCCGGCGGCCCCGGGGGCCCCGGCGAGGAAGGCGGCGACGCGGGCAACGGCGCGGGTGGGCTCGCCTTCTACCCCTTCGCCGACTTCTCGCCCGAGCTGGCCGCCCTGCGCTGGGCCCGCCGCAACGGCGTGGCGACGGTCGCCTGCGACCTGCCGCTCGCCCACCGGGACACCGGGCACCGCCGGACCGCCCCGGCGGCGGGGGAGCGGACCGCCGCCGACCCCCGCCCCGGCGTGGCGGACGCACTCCGGCACCGCCTCACCGGCCGTGACGACGACGATGACCTGTGGGACCGCCTGGTCGAGACCGCCGCTCCCGGCTCCACACCGGAAGCCGTCCGCCGCGCCGCCCTGCTGGTCGGCTGGGCACTGCGCCGGGACGCCGAGGAGGGCCCCGGCGTCGACCCGTACGACCTGCGGCGCGAGGCCTGGATGAGGGCCCGGGTCGAGGAGGCCTCGGCGGGCGGCCGCCGGGTCGCCGCCGTGATCGGCGCCTTCCACGCCCCCGTCCTGACGGCCGCCCACCCGGCCGACCCCGCCCCGGCCGGTGGTCCGGCCGACCCCGTCGGCCCGGCGAGCCCCGCCGACCCCGCAAGCCTCACCGACCCTGCGAGCCCCGCCGGTCCCGTGGGCACCGGAGGGACCGCCCCGGCCGTCGGCCACGTCGTCTCGCTGATCCCCTACACCTACCCGCTGCTCGACGCCCGCTCCGGCTACCCGGCCGGCATCCGCGACCCCGAGTGGCAGCACACCGTGCTCGACGCCGCGGGCGACCCGGACCGGCTCGCCGAGGCGCTCACCGTCACCGCCGTCCGCATCTGCGGGGCGCTCCGCAACCAGGACCACCCCTCCGGCCCGGCCGACGCCCGCGAGATCGTCCGGCTCGCCGGTGACCTCGCCCGGCTGCGCGGGCTCGCCGCCCCCGGCCGGGGCGAGCTGGTCGAGGCGGTGCAGACCGTCCTCGCCCAGGGCGAGCCGCTGGGGCGCGGACGGGCCGTGGCCCGCGCACTGGAGCGCGTCCTGGTCGGCACCCGCACCGGTCGGCCCGCACCGGGAGCCCCGCGCAGCGGCCTCGCACCCGCGGTCGAGGCGCTGCTCACCGAACTCGGCCTCCCCGGCCCGGGCGACACCGCCGAGTCCGCCCCGCGCGACCTCCGTCTCGACCCGCTGCGCTCGCCCCTCGACCGGCGCCGCGAACTCCTCCTGCAACGGCTCGCCGTCTGCGGCGTCCCGTACGGCGAACCGGTCGCCACCGCCGGTGCCGGCGGCACCGAGACCCTCTCCACCCGCTGGCGCGTCCAGTGGACCCCGCCCGCCGCCGCGATGCTCACCGTCGCCGGCACCCGGGGCGTCACCCCGGCCCAGGCCGCCGAGGGAGCGCTGCGCGAGCACCTGCGCCGTGAGCAGCAGGCGGACGGCCCGACCGCGCGCGACGTCCTCCGGGGCCTGGCCGACGCGGCCGCCTGCGGCCTCCCCGCCCTGGCGGACACCCGCCTGGCCCAGCTCACCGCCGTCCTCCCCGACAGCGGTACGCTCCCCGAACTCCTCGACGCCCTCGCCCTCCTGGACCGCCTCGGCGCCGGCCACGTCCCCGGCCTCGCCGTCGGCCCGTCGCCCGGTCCCGGGCGGACCGCCGCACCGACCACCGCCGGACCGACCACCGCCGACCAGGACGCCGCCGATCCGGTCACCGACCGTGCCACGGCGGCGCGGTCGGCGGCCATCGCGGCCGCCGGCGAGGTGGTGACGGTGGCGGCGGTCCGCCAGCTGGAGGGGCTGGGGGGCTCGGACGACCCGGCCGACGCCCGGGCACTCGTGGAGCTGGCCCGGCGTGCGGACCTCTCCGGCGGCATCCGGCTCGGCCACACCCTGGCCGAACTCGCCGACGCCGGCAGCCCGCTGGTGCGCGGTGCGGCCGGAGCGGTGCGGGTCCTGCTCGGACAGGAGGAACCGGCGGCGTTCGGCGACCGGGCGGCCTCCTGGGTGGACGGCGCGACCGGGCCCGAGGCCCGGCACGCGCTCGCCCGGTCGCTCGCCGGGCTCCTGACGGCGGCCGAGGGACTGCTCACGAGCGCCCCCGAGGTGCTCGAACCACTGCTGGAGCGCGTGGTCACCCTCGCCGACGACGCCTTCCTGGACCGCCTGCCCGCACTGCGCGGCGGCTTCGACACCCTTAGCCCGGCCGCCCGCGACCGGCTGCTGACCCAGGTCGAGGAAGGCCTCGGCGCCCGCCTCGACACCCTGCCGGACGAGGTGCCGCCCGCCCTGCTCGCCGACTGGTCCCGCGCCGACCTGGCCGCCCGGACCGCACTCGGCCGCCGGGGACTCCTCCCGGCCGCGCCCACCGCCCCGGACCGTCCGGGCCCAACCCCGGCCCCCGCCACCACCGCCCCCGTCACCACCGCCGTCACCACCACCGCCCCCGCGACCCCCGGAGCCCCCGCCGCCACCCCCGCCCACGCGCTCGGCCCCGCCGAGCGGTGGCGGCTGCTGCTCGGCCGGCCGGGCAGCGGCGGCCTCGCCGGACGCTCCGCCCGGCTCGCCACCGCCCTCGACGAGCTGTATGGGACGGGACACGGCGAGGGTTCCGGTCCCGGACTGGACGGCCGGGGCGGCGCCGGCGGCGGGCGCGAGGCGCCGTACCCGGGGGTGCGCGAGTGGTCCGAGGAACTCACCGCCCTGTTCGGGCCGGGCGTCCGGGAGGAGGTGCTGGCGGCCGCCGTCGCCCAGGGCCGGACCGACGCCCTGGCCGCGATCGACCCCGGCTCCGTCCGGCCCTCCGTCGACCTGCTGCGCACCGTGCTGGAGCACGCGGGCGGCCTGCCCGAGGCCCGGATCGCCGGGCTGCGGCCGCTGGTCCGGCGCCTGGTCGACGAGCTGACCCGGGAACTCGCGACCCGGCTGCGCCCGGCGCTCACCGGGATCAGCGTGCCGCGCCCGAGCCGCCGTCCGGGCGGCGGGCTGGACCTGCACCGGACGATCCGCGCCAACCTCGCCACCGCCCGTCCGGCCGAACCGGCCCCGCCCGGCAGCCACGGCCACGGCCCCGGGGGCGGTGACGGCGGCGGCCTGGTGATCGTCCCGGAACGGCCGGTGTTCCGCACCAGGGCGCGCAAGGCGTCCGACTGGCGGCTGATCCTGGTCGTCGACGTCTCCGGCTCCATGGAGGCCTCGACCGTCTGGGCGGCCCTGACCGCGTCGATCCTGGCCGGGGTGCCCTCGCTGAGCACCCACTTCGTCGCCTTCTCCACCGAGGTGGTCGACCTGACGGACCGGGTGGAGGACCCGCTGGGCCTGCTCCTGGAGGTCCGGATCGGCGGCGGCACCCACATCGCCGCCGGCCTGAAGTACGCGCGGGAGCTGGTGACCGTGCCCTCCCGCACGCTGGTCGCGGTGATCAGCGACTTCGAGGAGGGCGGTCCGGTCGGCGGCCTGCTCGCGCAGACCCGCGCGCTGGTCGACTCGGGCTGCCACGTGCTCGGCTGCGCCGCACTGGACGACACCGGGACGGCGCGGTACTCGAAGGCGGTCGCGGGCCGGCTGGTCGCGGCCGGGATGCCGGTGGCGGCGCTCAGCCCGCTCGAACTGGCCCGCTGGGTGGGGGAGAAGGTCCGATGA
- a CDS encoding DUF742 domain-containing protein, with protein sequence MTVDAEEAWFFDKDAGHLVRPYAITNGRTGPVRDGFALITLVVTADPRTDTSRLTPEPAAIIDLCRERPLAVAEIAASLDLPVSVVKVLLDDLVEARMILTRAPVQLADAPDISLIRAVIEGVRRL encoded by the coding sequence GTGACCGTCGACGCCGAGGAGGCCTGGTTCTTCGACAAGGACGCGGGCCATCTGGTCCGTCCTTACGCCATCACCAACGGGCGCACCGGGCCGGTCCGTGACGGGTTCGCGCTGATCACCCTGGTGGTCACCGCCGACCCGCGCACGGACACCAGCCGGCTGACGCCCGAACCGGCCGCGATCATCGACCTCTGCCGCGAACGCCCGCTGGCGGTGGCCGAGATCGCGGCCAGCCTGGACCTGCCGGTGAGCGTGGTCAAGGTGCTGCTGGACGACCTCGTCGAGGCGCGGATGATCCTCACCCGGGCACCCGTCCAACTCGCCGACGCCCCGGACATCTCGCTGATCCGGGCCGTGATCGAGGGCGTCCGCCGGCTCTGA
- a CDS encoding GAF domain-containing protein, producing the protein MTDVMSTQGQFPGAAGESERTRRLRSLGLNEPTADEAFDRFAHLAASITRAPIAMVNFINDERQMFRGLYIPPNSADLATDGGSSWADRGIAFDLPTREMPLSHGFCPHVVAQRSPLALDDILAYPRFAGNPVVDELGVRAYLGAPLVDDTNTVIGTVCVLDREPRQWGRERLRDIQHLAEALLSEIRLRDNLLAQQQEMFAAFDGSPFPIMLTDGPGQEIRYANAQHADIFGAPAAYGTVGQAYPQLGIAGLQQAVSEAYHTGRTTVLNDVRIQSSRPEAQRIQQIFSFTCTPLRTARTGQVNGVLTVGMDVTAQSRTEEELGTLAALLVDRLQQNGTAPAGRPGLGAGGTGLVLPG; encoded by the coding sequence ATGACTGATGTGATGAGCACTCAAGGCCAGTTCCCGGGTGCCGCCGGGGAATCCGAACGGACCCGCAGGCTGCGCAGCCTGGGTCTCAACGAACCGACCGCGGACGAGGCCTTCGACCGCTTCGCCCACCTGGCCGCCAGCATCACCCGCGCCCCCATCGCGATGGTCAACTTCATCAACGACGAGCGCCAGATGTTCCGGGGGCTCTACATTCCGCCAAACTCGGCCGATCTCGCCACCGACGGAGGCTCCTCCTGGGCGGACCGCGGCATCGCCTTCGACCTCCCGACCCGCGAGATGCCGCTGAGCCACGGCTTCTGCCCGCACGTCGTCGCCCAGCGCTCCCCGCTCGCCCTCGACGACATCCTCGCCTACCCCCGGTTCGCCGGTAACCCGGTCGTCGACGAGCTGGGCGTGCGCGCCTACCTCGGCGCCCCGCTCGTCGACGACACCAACACCGTCATCGGCACCGTCTGCGTGCTCGACCGCGAACCCCGCCAGTGGGGCCGCGAACGACTGCGCGACATCCAGCACCTCGCCGAGGCCCTGCTCTCCGAGATCCGGCTGCGCGACAACCTGCTCGCCCAGCAGCAGGAGATGTTCGCGGCCTTCGACGGCTCGCCCTTCCCGATCATGCTCACCGACGGTCCCGGCCAGGAGATCCGCTACGCCAACGCCCAGCACGCCGACATCTTCGGCGCCCCCGCGGCGTACGGCACGGTTGGCCAGGCCTACCCCCAGCTCGGCATCGCCGGCCTCCAGCAGGCGGTGTCCGAGGCCTACCACACCGGCCGCACCACCGTCCTCAACGACGTCCGCATCCAGTCCAGCCGCCCCGAGGCCCAGCGGATCCAGCAGATCTTCAGCTTCACCTGCACCCCGCTGCGCACCGCCCGGACCGGCCAGGTCAACGGTGTGCTCACCGTCGGCATGGACGTCACCGCGCAGTCCCGCACGGAGGAGGAACTGGGCACGCTCGCCGCGCTCCTGGTCGACCGGCTCCAGCAGAACGGCACCGCCCCCGCGGGCCGTCCGGGCCTCGGCGCCGGCGGGACCGGGCTCGTCCTCCCGGGCTGA
- a CDS encoding MarR family winged helix-turn-helix transcriptional regulator: MGIQDDAAEIRASGWRTLAALHGLIDSALEKALQAEQRLSVVEYTVLDALSRQDGWHMRMQQLARAAALSSSATTRLVTRLEDRGLLSRYLCADDRRGIYTELTPQGRELLQAARPVHDATLEATLAKAADVPELAPLVRALYELELTPTAPVRA, translated from the coding sequence ATGGGTATCCAGGACGATGCCGCAGAGATCCGCGCTTCCGGCTGGCGCACGCTCGCCGCACTGCACGGCCTGATCGACTCGGCGCTGGAGAAGGCCCTGCAGGCCGAGCAGCGGCTCTCGGTGGTCGAGTACACGGTGCTCGACGCCCTCTCCCGGCAGGACGGCTGGCACATGCGGATGCAGCAGCTGGCCCGGGCGGCCGCGTTGAGCAGCAGCGCGACCACCCGGCTGGTGACCCGGCTGGAGGACCGGGGGCTGCTCAGCCGCTACCTCTGTGCGGACGACCGGCGCGGCATCTACACGGAACTGACCCCGCAGGGGCGCGAGCTCCTCCAGGCGGCCCGGCCGGTCCACGACGCGACCCTGGAGGCGACGCTCGCCAAGGCGGCCGACGTCCCCGAGCTGGCACCGCTGGTCCGGGCGCTGTACGAGCTGGAGCTGACTCCCACGGCACCGGTCAGGGCCTGA
- a CDS encoding acyl-CoA dehydrogenase family protein yields MAMDYFTDERHECLRAEVREFAEKEIRPQVARMEADRRVEFELSREIARRGWIGVTIPREFGGLGLGHLAKTVIVEELSRVSGAMGAMAQASQLGVAKVIHFGNDVQRRHWLPKFASGESLPTIAVTEPESGGHVLGMTGTARREGDEYVLDGRKWFVGNSHIGDVHGVVFRTGKGSRGLSAFLVESDRPGFRTGTLGSQSGLHGFSFGEIVFEGCRIPVANRLGRESQGLDVAYSSSTLYGRLNLAAVALGIHVAIVEDTVRFAEGRMLYGKPLSQLPNIALKLGEMQSRLMTAKLAAYHASHLLDHGKACDAELMNAKLINTEYALDSARNAMEIHAARGLQTEFHIERYLRDATHVYPPAGTSDIQRLRLGQVASGTYGKQWSAELAGLASWAWTELAQREAEAETAAGVGAVFRMPLAG; encoded by the coding sequence ATGGCGATGGATTACTTCACCGACGAGCGACACGAATGCCTCCGAGCGGAGGTAAGGGAGTTCGCGGAGAAGGAGATACGCCCGCAGGTGGCCAGAATGGAAGCCGACCGCCGGGTCGAGTTCGAGCTCTCCCGGGAGATCGCCCGCCGTGGCTGGATCGGGGTCACCATCCCCCGCGAGTTCGGCGGACTGGGCCTCGGACACCTCGCGAAGACCGTGATCGTCGAGGAGCTGTCCCGGGTCAGCGGGGCGATGGGCGCGATGGCCCAGGCCTCGCAGCTCGGCGTCGCCAAGGTCATCCACTTCGGCAACGACGTGCAACGGCGGCACTGGCTGCCGAAGTTCGCCTCCGGGGAGTCGCTGCCCACCATCGCCGTCACCGAGCCGGAGTCCGGCGGCCACGTCCTCGGCATGACCGGCACCGCCCGGCGCGAGGGCGACGAGTACGTGCTCGACGGCCGGAAGTGGTTCGTCGGCAACTCGCACATCGGCGACGTGCACGGCGTGGTGTTCCGGACCGGCAAGGGCAGCCGGGGGCTCTCCGCCTTCCTGGTGGAGAGCGACCGCCCCGGCTTCCGCACCGGCACGCTCGGCTCGCAGAGCGGCCTGCACGGCTTCAGCTTCGGCGAGATCGTCTTCGAGGGCTGCCGGATCCCGGTGGCCAACCGGCTCGGCCGGGAGAGCCAGGGCCTGGACGTCGCGTACTCCTCCTCCACCCTGTACGGACGGCTGAACCTCGCGGCCGTGGCGCTCGGCATCCACGTGGCGATCGTCGAGGACACCGTGCGGTTCGCGGAAGGACGGATGCTCTACGGCAAGCCGCTCTCCCAGCTGCCCAACATCGCGCTGAAGCTGGGCGAGATGCAGTCCCGGCTGATGACCGCCAAGCTCGCCGCCTACCACGCCTCGCACCTGCTGGACCACGGCAAGGCGTGCGACGCGGAGCTGATGAACGCCAAGCTGATCAACACCGAGTACGCACTGGACTCGGCCCGCAACGCGATGGAGATCCACGCCGCCCGCGGTCTGCAGACGGAGTTCCACATCGAGCGCTACCTGCGCGACGCCACCCACGTCTACCCGCCGGCCGGCACCTCCGACATCCAGCGGCTGCGGCTCGGCCAGGTGGCCTCGGGCACCTACGGGAAGCAGTGGTCCGCCGAACTGGCCGGCCTGGCCAGCTGGGCGTGGACCGAACTGGCCCAGCGGGAGGCGGAGGCCGAGACGGCGGCGGGAGTGGGCGCGGTGTTCCGGATGCCACTGGCCGGCTGA
- a CDS encoding roadblock/LC7 domain-containing protein — protein MTQQHTDTQRDLNWLLDQLVARVPETRHAIVLSEDGLLVGLSQGLDRADAEHLSAVASGLQSLARGAGHRFNGGRVRQTVIEMDQLFLFVTTAGQGARLAVLTSEAVDAGLMAYEINMLVKQVGQYLTAAPRSDAGLSGAGGSA, from the coding sequence ATGACGCAGCAGCACACCGACACCCAGCGCGACCTCAACTGGCTGCTGGACCAGCTGGTGGCGCGGGTCCCGGAGACCCGGCACGCCATCGTCCTCTCCGAGGACGGCCTGCTGGTCGGGCTCTCCCAGGGCCTGGACAGGGCCGACGCCGAGCACCTCTCGGCCGTCGCCTCCGGACTCCAGAGCCTGGCCCGCGGCGCCGGCCACCGGTTCAACGGCGGCCGGGTCCGGCAGACCGTGATCGAGATGGACCAGCTGTTCCTGTTCGTCACGACCGCGGGCCAGGGCGCCCGGCTCGCCGTCCTCACCAGCGAGGCGGTCGACGCCGGACTGATGGCCTACGAGATCAACATGCTGGTCAAGCAGGTCGGCCAGTACCTCACCGCGGCGCCGCGCAGCGACGCCGGCCTGTCGGGCGCGGGTGGCAGTGCGTGA
- a CDS encoding GTP-binding protein: protein MTTQSLVPGAVKILVAGGFGVGKTTMVGSVSEIEPLQTEERMTRASIGVDSLDGIQGKSTTTVAMDFGRITVREDLVLYLFGTPGQFRFWFMWDDLALGALGAIVLADTRRLESSFAAVDFFEQRGIPFAIGVNCFHGRRDCTPDDVRHALDLDPGVPVVLCDVRDRASSKELLLALLDRVHREALAAHR, encoded by the coding sequence GTGACGACCCAGAGCCTGGTGCCGGGCGCGGTCAAGATCCTCGTCGCCGGCGGCTTCGGCGTCGGCAAGACCACCATGGTCGGCTCGGTCAGCGAGATCGAACCGCTGCAGACCGAGGAACGGATGACCCGCGCCAGCATCGGGGTCGACAGCCTCGACGGCATCCAGGGCAAGTCCACGACCACCGTCGCGATGGACTTCGGCCGGATCACCGTCCGCGAGGACCTGGTGCTCTACCTGTTCGGCACGCCCGGGCAGTTCCGGTTCTGGTTCATGTGGGACGACCTCGCCCTCGGTGCGCTCGGCGCGATCGTGCTGGCCGACACCCGGCGGCTGGAGTCCAGCTTCGCCGCCGTGGACTTCTTCGAGCAGCGCGGCATCCCGTTCGCCATAGGGGTCAACTGCTTCCACGGCCGGCGCGACTGCACCCCCGACGACGTCCGGCACGCCCTGGACCTCGACCCGGGCGTGCCGGTGGTGCTGTGCGACGTCCGGGACCGCGCCTCCAGCAAGGAACTGCTGCTCGCCCTCCTCGACCGGGTCCACCGCGAGGCGCTCGCCGCGCACCGCTGA